The Populus alba chromosome 6, ASM523922v2, whole genome shotgun sequence genomic interval CCAGAAGTATCCTGATTATTTGCCATTAATGATGATAATTAAGGGGgaatattacaataaagctatttatgacttttaaaaatttttctcACGAATGATACCACTAATGATATCCCAAAATCCAAGATATGTAAAGAATAAGTTATTTAGTGTTTGAGATAGTGGTTAATTAATATGTTCAAGTACttgaatttttcctttttagtaTAAGGAATTCCATACTTATGGTAAGATTTTGGGTACCTGCAAAAACAATCTCGATCAaggggtatttataggaaaaacaataaatgacTTAAAAGAACTTTAAATTCAAGAAGTAAAGATGTTTATTCCTGAGTTTTAAGTTGGTTAATACTCTGAAATCTATATAAGTTTATCTTAAGAGATAAAAAGTTCTAAACTATTACCTAGATGATTCAAGTGATATTTATACCTCTTGAACTTTATCATATTTAGAGAAGGGAAGGATTGGAAAGTTCACTGCTTTCAACGACATTAATAGgagacaaatataatttacataTCGTTAATGAAATAGCAAGTATGGTAGGTCTCTTAAGAGACCTTGCATACACCTATAAGTAtagaaaaatcattatattaatatgaatgATTATTCTAGATAGAGAGGCATAATAGTTTTTCATTCTttcaatacttttattttagggGATCGTCTAGGatcaaacatttttaaatttgatatgtttGTCAAACCCACATTACCTTGAACTTGACTAATTACCAAGTTCAAGTTTTTTGACCTGCCATGTTTGCCagatccattttatttttaaacattttttccatttataaaaatctataaCAAAAAATGTTGACTCATTAGTAATATAATTCAAACTTTGTAGTTTTCTTTCTATTGATTTCAGTGAATAAAACCCATGCTAGATTAAAGGAGATCTTGAGACAAATCACCATGGATCTAGTAATttgcatttatatataattacctTGTTTAATTTCTATTTCTAACCTTAACCACCACAAATGTGTTTTTAGGCTAACCGTTCACACATTCTCGGAGTTTCGAGCATAGAACTCATTCAATTAAGAACGCAGGACGTactgttatttgatttttcacttttattttttcaatattgttgcaaaattatatttcttccTTGGTTTTTGGGGACTTTTCCCCATCTTGTATCAAGAGAACTTGCTGTTTAATTTCAAGTTATAACTCTAAATTAACTTTTGTTTCATATAGAACACCTACCCACTTTTGTAACAACATTATCATatctaattcaaaatttaattttaaccaaatatgaTTTTTGTAAAACGATTCAAATTGAgcaaaaggatttaaaaaacaaatacaaaataaatggaGTAATTGAAACAAGTTCATAGCATGTCATTATAAGATGCGAGTATCCAGCTACATCTAGAATGGATGAAAAGACAAATATGCTGGAAGAAAATGACATTAACTGCTCCTTCGACAAATAGGCTCTTAAAATGGTTGAGCAGCCGATGAAACAAGAACAAAATGGTTTAGCCGTCAGGACCCCTTCACAAAATTACTCCTGATAGACTTGCATCTAACATTTCGCTCCCTCTGTTAGTGGTGTGTTCTGAACAACAGGAAAATGGAATGTACCAGGAACAGGTGACAGAACCACAACTAATCATTTAGACGATAAGATCTCCCTCTGAAAGCAGCACTGGTATTGCCGTCAGCCGCTTGAGTAGTTCTGTCAGGCTGTGCACTACTGTACATTGGGGTTGGGGCTCCTATTCTCCACCTTGCAACCAGCTTATTTCTGTTAACAGTTCAGGAAATTGCAGAGGCAGGAAACTATCATGAAAGCAAACTCAGTTAACAATCAATTGCAGATTAATGAAGGAGCTAAACAGTTGGCCGACAATGTATGTCCCAGCTTATGCAATAATGTGATACAAGAGAAGATTGAAAAATGCTGAGCAAGTTAGAAGTCCATGCAAAGAAAAAGCTACGCAATGAATCAGAATTCCAATGTGTAACTGTATGCCTGCAGTGATCTcctaacaaaacattaaaaaaaataattaggaaagTTTATGACATTTGTGTAAAGAGGGTGAGAAATGTATAAGAGAGATGGTCCCGCATTGAGCACATGCTAATTAATAATGCAAACAACTAAATAAACTTCTCTCTTCGAGGAACTAAGCAACATAAGGATACACCCATCTGGGGGTTCTCAATATGATGTTTCCAGTTGCAAGAGGATGCAACACAGTCAAGAAGTAATATAAATGCCCTGCTATAATTCCCAGGAGATCTGGCATAAGAGGTGCACCGAAAATAACATCCAAAGCAAGCATCGCCCATGGCAGATAGAAGGcctgaagaaaaaatgaacattCACATCAGATATGAAAGCACTTGACCACAATTCTCCACACAGCAGATGCAAGAAACCATTTCACCATGAAAATTTGCAACTGAATACCACTTGACGTACCTTAAGAGTTACAAGCCCATATATGTTGATTTGGGCATTTGGAAATTCTCTACTCCAAACATAGAGAAGCATGAACACAAGTGATATCCCCAAGAAAGGGCTCCAAAAAATGGGGATCGCAGAAAGTACCTAGAATCCAAGAGAAAGATCATGCCAAAGTTAGCGGAAGGATTGATCGCATTCTACACATTCAATCAACAGGAGGATGTTTGCAAGAACAAATTCATATAAACAAGTATCATCATCGAAGCAATAGCTCACTATGAGCTTCACATGTTCTCAAAGATGGGCCTGCAACAGAAACTGGAAGTCAAATAAGAACGGGGGAGTACATAGTAAATCTAGATGAAGGTCACTTTTCAAATTTCTCAAGCTCGGATGAGCTTGGCCATGCCATGAATAATCTGACTAGGAATTTCATGTGGAAAATCAGAGACCTAATACaaggaaaatgaattaaaagGTTCTCTAGCTCGGACGAGCTTGGCCATGCCATCAGGGACCTAATCCaaggaaaatgaattaaaagGGAAGATAACCACACACCAATAATGATAGAGCTCCAAAGATCATCATCCACAAGAAATCCGCTGTACGCCTTTCAAACGGCCCTTTCTCCAACTGAACTCCATATCTTGCTCTGTGCAGTTGCAAGAGTTAACAGGGAAGCATTAGTGCTGGGAAGAAAAGTATTCATACGCTTCTCAAACcgaaattaaaacttttaagaacaagcaataaattaaaaagtaaatcaacAAGTCTGAAAACTTTATCTTACATCATTAAGAGGCGAATTCCAAAATTGATAGAGAAATTCCCAAGGAAAAAGAAGGTTGTGATCAGCCTCCATACCTACAAACAAACGTTCGAGTTAGAACCATTTCaacagaaggaagaaaaaagaagaaaggacaCCCATGAAACAGAATCGGTTAAATTAATACCTGAAAGCTCGAGAACACAGGTTTATACATCAATTCAATATCCGGCAAATAAAAAAGTCCAAATTGAACAGCTGTGGTGAGAAACAGGCACAAGGTTCCATAAGCCTTGCTTATAGGTGGAAGAGACTTGTAGTacctgatttaattaaaatcaagaaataagaaACAAGTGGGATAAGAAGGCTAGATTGACAAACCCTATCTCCACCAttgttgaaaacaaaagggaaaggaaGCGATACTTAACTCAGCAGGAGAAGACATTGGCAGAAGTCCAGAACTTAGCAGATGCAATTTCAGTCTAGAAGAAGATAgatatataaagtaaataaataagtgATGGTGTTTTTGATTTCtacacaagaaagaaaaataaaacaagtagaACAAAACAACCCAGAAGGTTCCTCGGACTTCAATGTTAGGTTTTGTTTCCGCCCTCCCACGTGCGAAACGAATGGACTTGGGCTGGGCCAAACACATTTTGAGACCCGGCCTGACCCGGTTCGGGCCAATTAAATGGCCCATTAAACAAGAAATTGAAATCATTCATTCTATGGGATTTTTTGTTCCTCTCTAGGTATCTGCCACCACAAGTTTCTCTTTTCTGGCGCCAGAAGCACAACTTTCAATCCagcatcttttctttctttctttctcaattCTCTCCTCCTTTTCAATCTAGCCTTGCTCATTGTAATTTCCTTTGTCTGTTATGTGACAACAATTTCAATAGAAGTTTtctccagtttttttttaatatataattcatcttcatttcaatttacttttgtAGAGTTTATTGTTTTAACTTCATGTTTTACCTTATCTTATTTCCATGTCTTTTTAAAGCTTTTGATTTATCTAATAATATCTTATctatcataaaatttaacattttgtttttagttttgctAGCTCCCTTTATCGTAACACCCCGTTATATTTAATgcaactttatatttttcattaattatatacatgtaaaaaatggtataatatatatatatatatatatatatattgacaggGCATCCTATATATAGGAGCCCTATCTAAAATTTTACTCCACATTAATATTTGtaaacacaataataataactcaAATAACATTCAACTATCACAACTAATATCCAGATAACCTCTGGCATATCATTCAAATAATTTCATCACTTACAATTATTCATTATATTACAcatttttttctacaaaaattagcacttttaaccaaaataaaaataccctcAAACTCATACTAAGAATCTCAAATAACTTAGCCAAGTTTTAGCTAATAAGCTCAATAAGAAATCAACATTTTTGATAGAGTTGTTCTTCTTCAACATATGTAAGCAATGACACTATTGTGAAtgatatttctaataatatatatatatatatatatatatatatatatatatatatagatgcatTGTGTTGTGTtcgaattattttaaaaatttgagtttattttaaatCGTGATTA includes:
- the LOC118048006 gene encoding derlin-1, with the translated sequence MSSPAEYYKSLPPISKAYGTLCLFLTTAVQFGLFYLPDIELMYKPVFSSFQVWRLITTFFFLGNFSINFGIRLLMIARYGVQLEKGPFERRTADFLWMMIFGALSLLVLSAIPIFWSPFLGISLVFMLLYVWSREFPNAQINIYGLVTLKAFYLPWAMLALDVIFGAPLMPDLLGIIAGHLYYFLTVLHPLATGNIILRTPRWVNKLVARWRIGAPTPMYSSAQPDRTTQAADGNTSAAFRGRSYRLND